From the genome of Faecalibacterium prausnitzii:
CAAGGATCGGATTGTAGTGTTCCATAACGCTCCTCCTAAAAAGTCGTTGCTTTATACCGTAACGATGTGAGAACACATTGTTGTATCCATTATACCGCACCCCGAAACAGATAGCAAGCAAATGCCGCGGATGAAAAGAGAAAATAAGCGGGGATTTTTGGCGGTTTTGACGAACCCTCTCCGTCACCTTCGGTGACAGCTCCCCCAAAGGGGGAGCCCTTGGCAGGCCGGGCAAGGTGTGCTGTTCGCTTGGGCCCAATTGGGCGCAAAGCGCCGGGCCCTGCCCGAATGGGCAGCAACAGCGGAACAATGCTCTGACAAAGGGCACTTGGCAAACAGCCGTGAATCTCAACAGCGGAGCCCGGTCGTTTCCGGACGCGAAAAACTTTGCTCGTCCAGCACGGCCACTACCAGCTCGCCAGTGGCTCCCCTACCAGGGGAGCTGGCGCGAAGCGCCTGAGAGGTTGTACCACATGCCGCGTTTCCGTTTCGCTTTACCGTTTTCCGGCAGGCTTATCCTTTGTACAACCTCTCCGTCACCTTCGGTGACACCTCTCCTGGTAGGAGAGGCTTTGGCATTGCGCAAACTTCATCTCTTCGCCAGTGGCTCTCCTACAAGGAGAGCTGGCGGGCGTAAGCCCGACTGAGAGGTTGTACGAAGGGAAACCTGCCCTCTGAGAACAGGCTGACTGCGAAGCGCCGACGGAGCGTGTTACACCCCCGTCAGATCAAAGCTGGGGGTATACTCTTCTTTGGCACTGCTCTTCTGCTGCATGTAGCCGTCCGAAAGGCCGAGGTCCATGGCGTAGTTGACCACCCGGCGGTATTCGTAGGTGGTGATGCGCCGCCCGATGCCGTGGTCGGCGGCTTTATAAAAAGGTGTGTACTGGCTCATGACGCTGGGCAGGAAACAGCCGGGGTCGGCGCGATTCCAGGCGGCCATCTGGTCCAGTACGGCGAAGCTGTCGTCCACGTGGCCGGGCAGGGCCAGATGCCGCAGGATGACGCCTTTTTGCAGGATGCCGTCTGCATCGAAGACCGGGTGCCCGGCCTGCGCCATCATGGCTTCGATGCCGGGTCTGGCCACCGCAAAGTAATCCGGCGCGGCCGAAAGCTCGGCGGACAGGGCAGGGGAGACGTACTTCAGGTCGGCCAGCCAGATGTCGATATACCCACGCCAGCGCTCAATGCTCTCCAGCGTCTCATAGCCGCCGGTGTTGCAGACAATGGGGAGGTGCAGCCCCTGCGCCCGCGCCAGGTCGAGCGCAGCGATGATCCACGGCTGCCACTGGCCGGGCGTGACCAGATTGATGTTGTGCGCGCCCTGCGCCTGCAGGTCCAGAAAGATCTCGGCCAGATGCCCGACGGAGATCTCCTTGCCGAGCCCCTCGGCGCTGATGGGGTAGTTCTGGCAGAAGCAGCACTTGAGGGTGCAGCCGGAAAAGAACACCGTGCCGCTGCCCCGTGTGCCGCTGATGCAGGGCTCTTCCCAGAAATGGAGGGCGGCGCGGGCGGCTTTCAGCGCACCGCCTGCCCCGCAGAAGCCGATCCGCCCGGCGGCGCGGTCCGCGCGGCACTGCCGGGGGCAAAGCGTGCAGGCTTCGGGTGCGAAGTGGGTGGTTTTGGGCATACTATCTAAGTCCTTTGCGAAAGTTTTGAACAAATTGCTCGCTTCTATTATACCATTTTTGGGCGCAGTTGTGGTATACTATGGTTGAATATTTCATGCGATGAAAGAATACTGCATAATTTGGGGAGGACGCTATGCGCACTGAAAATGAGGAGATCCGAGACCACCTGAAATATCTGGCTCTGCTGGCGCGGGATTACCCCTCGCAGGCGGCAGCAGCCAGCGAGATTATCAGCACACAGGCTTTGCTCAAGCTGCCCAAGGGTACGGAGCACTTTATGAGCGATCTGCACGGCGAGAACGAGGCCTTTGTCCACATCCTGAACTCGGCGTCCGGCGTCATCCGCGAAAAAGTCGATATCGTGCTGGGAGATACCATCCCGGAGGCGGCCCGCGCCGAGCTGGCCACCCTCATCTATTATCCCAACGAAAAGCTGCCCCAGCTCAAGGCCCGCTGCGCCGATGAGGACGGGCTGGACCAGTGGTATACCGAGACGCTCCTGCGCCTCATCGACATCTGCCGTCTGGTCTCCTCCAAACATACCCGTGAACACGTCCGCGAATGCCTGCCCGCAAGCTGCGGCTACATTCTGGATGAGCTGCTCCACGCCCACTTCGAAGACCACGATAAAGATCTGTACTACGGCCAGATCGTGGGCAGCATCATCGAGAACGGCCGGGCTGACAAGTTCATCGTTCGCCTGTGCGAACTCATCAAGCGGCTGGCTGTGGACAAGTTACATATCGTCGGCGACCTGTTCGACCGCGGCCCCCGCCCGGACATCATCCTGGACCTGCTCATGCGCCACCACAATGTCGATATCCAGTGGGGCAACCACGACGTGGTCTGGATGGGCGCGGCTGCGGGCAGTCCCATCTGCATCTGCACCGTGCTCAAGACCACGTTGGCCTACCACAACCACGGGATGCTCGAAGACTGCTATGGCATCAACCTGCGGCATTTGCAGCGGATGGCGGAGCAGTTCTATGGCGACGACGACCTGTCCCTCTGGATGCCCCACACCGATGCGGCCCGCGGCCCCTATACGCCCGGTATGCTCCACCGCTGCGCCGTCATGCACAAGGCCGTCACCATCCTCATGCTCAAGATGGAGTGCTGCGTCATCGACCGCAACCCCGATTTTAAGATGAAGGGCCGCGACTTCCTCCGCCATATCGACTGGGAGAAGGGGACCGTCACCGTAAACGGCAGTTCCTACCCCCTGCGGGATACGAGCTTCCCCACCGTAGACCCCACCGACCCCGCCCGGCTCAATCCGGACGAGCAGGTGGTGCTGGACAAGCTGGTCCAGTCCTTCCGCCAGAGCGAGAAATTGCAGCAGCACATCGAGTTCCTCTACGCCAAGGGCAGCGTCTACCACATCGAGAACGGCAACCTGCTCTATCACGGCGTCGTGCCCATGACCCGCAGCGGCAGCTTTGCCGTGGAGCGGTTCGAGGGGCACAGCTACTCCGGACGCGCCCTTATGGATTATTGCGACGAGCGCGCCCGCCGGGGCTACTTTGGACCGGAAGGCTCTCTTGTGCGCCAGAGCGGGCAGGACTTTTTGTGGTATCTGTGGTGCGGCAAGCTGTCGCCGCTGTTCGGCCGCAGCGCTATGACCACCTTTGAGCGGCTCTACATTGCCGACCCCGCCACCCACGAGGAGGTCAAGGACCCCTATTATACCTGGTACAACGAGGAGGCCGCCTGCCGCCGCATCCTGTCCGAGTTTGGCCTGCCCGGCGCGAGCCACATCGTCAACGGCCATGTGCCCGTCCGCGAAAAGAGCGGCGAGAGCCCGGTCAAGGGCGGGGGCCGTCTCGTCGTCATCGACGGCGGCTTCTGCCGCGCCTACCACGACAAGACCGGCATCGCGGGCTATACGCTGGTCTACTCCAGCCGCACCATGTCTCTGCGCACCCACCAGCCCTTCGAAAGCACCGAAAAAGCCGTAAATGAGAACATCGACATCCTCTCGCAGAAAAACATCCTGGAGACCGAGAACCACCGCATCCTCGTGGAGGAGACCGATGAGGGTGAGGTGCTGCGGGAGCGGGTGTATGACCTGAAACAGCTGGTCAAGGCCTATCAGTTGGGCTGGCTCAAGGAGACACATTGCGAAGACTGCATCTGGTAAAGGTGGCCTGCTTCGTGCAGCCTGACAAGATTTTTGTAAAATTTTTGAAAAAACAAACAAAATAACTGAATATCTGCGTTTTTTCTGGGCAAAACAGAAAATAATCCCTGCTGTGCAAATGGGTCTTTGCTTTTTGGCCGAAGTCGTGTATAATAAGATAGCATATCTTGAGAGCGTATGCCCAATGGAATGCATCGGATTTTAATGTGACGAGAAACAAAAGCCCTTTGGGGGCGCACACGCAAGCCCCACGACAAGGAGATCATAAAATTGGAAAAATTTGTTATTACGGGCGGTAAGCCCCTGCACGGTGCGGTCACCATTTCGGGTGCCAAAAATGCGGCTGTGGGCATCCTGCCTGCCACCATTCTGGCAGGGGACGTCTGTGTCATCGAGAACCTGCCCGACATCAGCGATGTGGCCGTCAGCCTGAAGATCCTGAGCGTCCTGGGGGCCCGGATCAAGATGCTGAACCGGAACACCTACGAGATCGACACCACCCACATCAGCTGCACCAATGTGCCGGACGATCTGTCCCGCCAAATGCGCGCCAGCTATTATTTCCTGGGTGCGCTGCTCTCCCGCTTCGGCAAGGCGCAGGTGGCCATGCCCGGCGGCTGCAACCTTGGCCCCCGCCCCATCGACCAGCACCTCAAGGCCTTCAGCGCTCTGGGGGCCGAGGACAGTGTGGACTACGGCATGATCACCGTCCGCGCCAAGGAGGGCCTGACCGGTGCCCACATCTTCTTTGATAAGGTCAGCGTCGGCGCGACCATGAACGGTATGCTGTCCGCTGTCATGGCCGAAGGCCAGACCATTCTGGAAAACTGCGCCAAGGAACCCCATGTGGTTGATCTGGCGAACTTCCTGAACATGTGCGGTGCCGATGTGCGCGGTGCGGGCACCGATGTCATCAAGGTGCGCGGCGTTCAGCAGATGCACGGCTGCACCTACAGCATCATCCCGGACCAGATCGAGGCGGGCAGCTATATGGTGGCTGCTGCAGCCACCGGCGGCGATGTCCTCATTGAGAACGTCACTCCGAAGCATCTGGAGCCGATCACAGCCAAGCTCCGCCGCGCGGGCGTGGAAGTGGAGGAGTTCGATGACTCTGTCCGTGTCCGCCGCACCGGCGACATCCTGCCCCTGAAGATCAACACCATGCCGCACCCTGGCTTCCCGACTGACATGCAGCCCCTGATGGGTGTGCTGCTCAGCGTGGCAAAGGGCACCTCTACCATCACGGAGAGCGTGTGGGACAACCGCTTCCGCTATGTGGACGAGCTGCGCAAGATGGGCGCAAACGTGCAGGTGGACGGCCAGGTCGCCGTATTCGAGGGCGTGGACAAGCTCAGCCCGGCCCCGCTGCGCGCTTCCGACCTGCGTGCAGGTGCTGCTATGGTCGTGGCGGCCCTGATGGCAGACGGCACCAGCGAGATCGAGGAGATCGGCCACATCGAGCGCGGCTACGAGAACATCGTGGAGAAACTGCGCGGTCTGGGTGCCGACATCAGCAAGGTGGACCGTGCGCCTGCTGCGCTGGAATCGGCCATGTAACGGAATAACCCTCTCCGTCATCGCTGATGGGATGCCGCTTCTCCTGATAGGGGAGCTGGCGGACGAAGCCAGACGGAGAGGTTGTACAGAGAATCACAGAATTTGAACCAGCCTGCTGCGTCTTTGCAGCGGGCTGCTTTTATGAGGAGACCAATGGCAGAATTTATCTCATTATACTCCGGCTCGTCCGGCAACAGCAGCGTGGTGCGCTGCGGCGAACGATATCTCATCGTGGATATGGGAAAAGGCGTCCGCACCACAGGCGCGGCCCTCAAAGCACTGGATCTGAACATCAGCGACTGTGCGGGCATCCTCGTCACCCACGAGCACAGCGACCATGTGAAGGGACTTTCCACCTTCCTGAAAAAGAACCCGCTGCCGGTCTACGGCGCAGCGGCTACGCTGGATTTTCTGGACGCCAACGGCATCGTGCCCGTTTCGTGCGAGATGCACAGCGTCTCCGGCGGGGAAGAGGACATCGGCGATTTCGGCGTCACGGCTTTTCCCACCAGCCACGATGTGCCCTGCGTGGGCTATCGCATCCATACCCCGGACGGCAAGACTATGACCATCGCCACCGACCTCGGCGTCCTGACGCCGCCGGTGCACGAGGCGCTTTCCGGCTGTGACCTTGTTGCGCTGGAAAGCAACTACGACCTGCACATGCTGCGCAGCGGGCCGTACCCTTATTACTTACGCTCCCGCATCGAGTCTACCCGCGGCCACCTCTCCAACGACGAGTGCGCAGCAAAGCTCCTGGAACTGGTGCAGGAGGGGTGCAAGAAGTTTGCCCTCTGCCATCTTTCGCAGGAAAATAATACCCCCATGCTCGCGCTGCAGACGGTCTTCAACACCTTTGGTGCGGCCGGTGTCATCCCCGAAAAGGACTGCGTCGTCCAGACCCAGCGGCGGAATGAGGTCAGCCCGGTACTGGAATTTTGAGAAATAACGTTAGAAAAACACCGAAAAATGGCCCAACTGATACACTTTGCCGCGATTGGATGGAAGATGAGACCCAAGAAAATGAAGGAAATTCAAATTTCCTTGAAAAAACTTGTAAAAAAGTGTTGACATCCACCCCAGTGTATGGTATTATATTTG
Proteins encoded in this window:
- a CDS encoding UDP-N-acetylglucosamine 1-carboxyvinyltransferase, whose translation is MEKFVITGGKPLHGAVTISGAKNAAVGILPATILAGDVCVIENLPDISDVAVSLKILSVLGARIKMLNRNTYEIDTTHISCTNVPDDLSRQMRASYYFLGALLSRFGKAQVAMPGGCNLGPRPIDQHLKAFSALGAEDSVDYGMITVRAKEGLTGAHIFFDKVSVGATMNGMLSAVMAEGQTILENCAKEPHVVDLANFLNMCGADVRGAGTDVIKVRGVQQMHGCTYSIIPDQIEAGSYMVAAAATGGDVLIENVTPKHLEPITAKLRRAGVEVEEFDDSVRVRRTGDILPLKINTMPHPGFPTDMQPLMGVLLSVAKGTSTITESVWDNRFRYVDELRKMGANVQVDGQVAVFEGVDKLSPAPLRASDLRAGAAMVVAALMADGTSEIEEIGHIERGYENIVEKLRGLGADISKVDRAPAALESAM
- a CDS encoding radical SAM protein, whose product is MPKTTHFAPEACTLCPRQCRADRAAGRIGFCGAGGALKAARAALHFWEEPCISGTRGSGTVFFSGCTLKCCFCQNYPISAEGLGKEISVGHLAEIFLDLQAQGAHNINLVTPGQWQPWIIAALDLARAQGLHLPIVCNTGGYETLESIERWRGYIDIWLADLKYVSPALSAELSAAPDYFAVARPGIEAMMAQAGHPVFDADGILQKGVILRHLALPGHVDDSFAVLDQMAAWNRADPGCFLPSVMSQYTPFYKAADHGIGRRITTYEYRRVVNYAMDLGLSDGYMQQKSSAKEEYTPSFDLTGV
- a CDS encoding MBL fold metallo-hydrolase — translated: MAEFISLYSGSSGNSSVVRCGERYLIVDMGKGVRTTGAALKALDLNISDCAGILVTHEHSDHVKGLSTFLKKNPLPVYGAAATLDFLDANGIVPVSCEMHSVSGGEEDIGDFGVTAFPTSHDVPCVGYRIHTPDGKTMTIATDLGVLTPPVHEALSGCDLVALESNYDLHMLRSGPYPYYLRSRIESTRGHLSNDECAAKLLELVQEGCKKFALCHLSQENNTPMLALQTVFNTFGAAGVIPEKDCVVQTQRRNEVSPVLEF
- a CDS encoding fructose-1,6-bisphosphatase translates to MRTENEEIRDHLKYLALLARDYPSQAAAASEIISTQALLKLPKGTEHFMSDLHGENEAFVHILNSASGVIREKVDIVLGDTIPEAARAELATLIYYPNEKLPQLKARCADEDGLDQWYTETLLRLIDICRLVSSKHTREHVRECLPASCGYILDELLHAHFEDHDKDLYYGQIVGSIIENGRADKFIVRLCELIKRLAVDKLHIVGDLFDRGPRPDIILDLLMRHHNVDIQWGNHDVVWMGAAAGSPICICTVLKTTLAYHNHGMLEDCYGINLRHLQRMAEQFYGDDDLSLWMPHTDAARGPYTPGMLHRCAVMHKAVTILMLKMECCVIDRNPDFKMKGRDFLRHIDWEKGTVTVNGSSYPLRDTSFPTVDPTDPARLNPDEQVVLDKLVQSFRQSEKLQQHIEFLYAKGSVYHIENGNLLYHGVVPMTRSGSFAVERFEGHSYSGRALMDYCDERARRGYFGPEGSLVRQSGQDFLWYLWCGKLSPLFGRSAMTTFERLYIADPATHEEVKDPYYTWYNEEAACRRILSEFGLPGASHIVNGHVPVREKSGESPVKGGGRLVVIDGGFCRAYHDKTGIAGYTLVYSSRTMSLRTHQPFESTEKAVNENIDILSQKNILETENHRILVEETDEGEVLRERVYDLKQLVKAYQLGWLKETHCEDCIW